The Dioscorea cayenensis subsp. rotundata cultivar TDr96_F1 chromosome 19, TDr96_F1_v2_PseudoChromosome.rev07_lg8_w22 25.fasta, whole genome shotgun sequence genome includes a window with the following:
- the LOC120249357 gene encoding agmatine coumaroyltransferase-2-like yields MEVKVTNSSTILTSPISHPSDVPLTIFDRFALNYHIAVLYAFTPPTSTNAAIISGLSKTLVHFPTLTANVSTDSRGRPSLTVGRPDGGALVVEATVSSKLEDHLPLTPSPIFRLLHPDVNDYGGLVIGVTAHHRVADGQSMVSFLVAWGKMVRGIPIDPLPVYDQSWLKPRDPHLVQFDHWGSEFMPLSPQPNEFINITRTDVDPSEITNLLLHFSPDFIMKLKAQTNKLNTEKHTTFETLAGYLWRKVTIARQLDDEECTMLSVPVNGRRRLQPPVPLEFFGNLALNVYPKAKGRALIEGGVATAAGIVREAVRVMGDDYFRSFIDFGEVYGDRDLVACNEKPGNVLSPNMEVDSWLGLVFDVVDFGGGVKLCGISLTWMPFEGLSILIPSLSPDGGVDVFLSLLEKHATKFREISHSLD; encoded by the exons ATGGAAGTGAAGGTGACAAACTCCTCCACCATCCTCACAAGCCCCATCTCTCACCCTTCCGACGTCCCCCTCACCATCTTCGACCGTTTTGCCCTCAACTACCACATCGCCGTCCTCTATGCCTTCACTCCTCCCACCTCCACCAACGCTGCCATCATCTCCGGCCTCTCCAAGACCCTCGTCCACTTCCCAACTCTCACCGCCAACGTCTCTACTGACTCACGTGGCCGCCCTTCTCTTACTGTCGGAAGACCTGATGGAGGTGCGCTCGTCGTTGAGGCTACTGTCTCATCCAAACTAGAAGATCACCTGCCTCTCACTCCCTCACCGATCTTCAGACTCCTCCATCCTGATGTCAATGAC TACGGCGGGCTGGTCATTGGCGTCACTGCCCACCACCGTGTCGCTGACGGCCAGTCCATGGTCTCTTTCTTGGTAGCATGGGGGAAGATGGTACGTGGTATCCCCATTGATCCACTTCCAGTCTATGATCAGTCATGGCTCAAGCCTAGGGATCCCCATCTGGTGCAATTTGATCACTGGGGGAGTGAATTCATGCCCCTATCTCCTCAACCAAATGAGTTTATTAATATCACTAGGACTGATGTTGATCCTAGTGAGATCACCAACTTGCTGTTGCACTTTTCTCCGGACTTTATCATGAAGCTCAAAGCTCAGACCAATAAATTAAACACTGAAAAACACACCACGTTTGAGACACTAGCAGGGTATCTATGGAGGAAAGTGACGATAGCACGGCAGTTGGATGATGAGGAGTGTACTATGTTGAGTGTACCAGTCAATGGCCGGCGTCGGTTACAGCCTCCGGTGCCACTGGAGTTTTTTGGTAACTTGGCTTTGAATGTATATCCGAAAGCAAAAGGAAGGGCATTGATTGAAGGTGGGGTGGCGACTGCAGCGGGGATTGTTCGTGAGGCGGTGAGAGTTATGGGAGATGATTATTTCCGGTCGTTTATTGACTTTGGTGAAGTTTACGGAGATAGAGATCTTGTGGCTTGCAATGAGAAGCCCGGCAATGTGCTGTCACCAAATATGGAAGTTGATAGCTGGTTAGGGCTTGTGTTCGATGTGGTTGATTTTGGTGGAGGTGTGAAGCTTTGTGGTATTTCATTGACATGGATGCCTTTTGAAGGATTGTCAATCCTCATCCCTTCTTTGTCTCCGGATGGTGGCGTGgatgtttttctttctctgCTTGAAAAGCATGCAACGAAATTTAGGGAGATATCTCACTCTTTGGATTAG